In one Prosthecochloris aestuarii DSM 271 genomic region, the following are encoded:
- a CDS encoding hydrolase — translation MMTNEDTVLLIIDVQGKLASLVYESEIVEKNIRKLIKACRVLDVPILYAEQYPKGLGRTIEAVRELLTEEAPHEKITFSCCGSPDFMEHLRSLKRNEVIVTGIETHVCVYQTSIDLMEYGYNVHLITDAVSSRAREDRETGFHCIEKAGAWLKSTEMAIFELLRVAQGEKFKEISAIIKA, via the coding sequence ATGATGACCAATGAAGATACGGTTTTACTGATCATTGATGTACAGGGAAAACTGGCGAGCCTTGTGTATGAATCCGAAATTGTTGAAAAGAATATCAGAAAACTGATCAAAGCCTGCAGGGTTCTTGATGTGCCGATTCTCTATGCGGAGCAGTATCCCAAGGGCCTCGGCCGTACCATTGAAGCTGTCAGAGAGCTGCTCACAGAAGAAGCACCGCATGAAAAAATCACCTTCAGCTGCTGTGGTTCCCCTGATTTTATGGAGCATCTGCGATCTTTGAAGCGAAACGAGGTAATCGTGACCGGTATAGAAACGCACGTGTGCGTCTATCAGACATCCATTGATCTCATGGAGTATGGCTATAATGTTCATCTCATAACCGATGCTGTGTCATCAAGGGCGCGGGAGGACAGGGAGACCGGTTTTCACTGTATAGAAAAAGCGGGGGCATGGCTCAAAAGTACGGAAATGGCTATTTTTGAACTTCTTCGGGTGGCTCAAGGTGAGAAATTCAAGGAGATCTCGGCCATTAT